The following coding sequences are from one Gossypium hirsutum isolate 1008001.06 chromosome A12, Gossypium_hirsutum_v2.1, whole genome shotgun sequence window:
- the LOC107939125 gene encoding RING-H2 finger protein ATL73, producing MLQFLPLLPYVSMAQTSPSPSAGTPSQETQEPTVDLNLMIIVAALLCALVCVLGLHSMLQCVLQCTHRTLTEPREWVASRRLNSGLKKKEMVALPTLTYANSGSPSSASGCAICLADFSKGDKIRMLPKCNHGFHVACIDKWLLSHSSCPTCRYRLNSNNDQIVTDF from the coding sequence ATGCTTCAGTTTCTCCCACTTCTTCCATATGTCTCCATGGCCCAAACTTCACCATCTCCCTCTGCTGGTACTCCCAGTCAGGAGACACAAGAACCCACAGTAGACTTGAACCTCATGATCATCGTGGCAGCCTTGTTGTGTGCCTTGGTTTGTGTCTTAGGTCTTCACTCCATGCTACAATGCGTATTACAATGCACCCATCGTACCCTGACCGAGCCAAGGGAATGGGTGGCCTCCCGTAGACTGAACTCGGGTCTTAAGAAGAAAGAAATGGTAGCTTTACCAACTTTGACCTATGCAAATTCAGGGTCACCGTCATCAGCTTCAGGTTGCGCAATTTGCCTTGCGGATTTCTCGAAAGGTGACAAAATACGGATGCTTCCCAAATGCAACCATGGTTTCCACGTTGCGTGCATCGATAAATGGCTGCTCTCTCACTCTTCCTGTCCTACTTGCCGGTATAGGCTCAACTCCAATAACGACCAAATTGTTACAGACTTTTAA